The Sinomicrobium kalidii genome contains a region encoding:
- a CDS encoding aspartate/glutamate racemase family protein: protein MKKIGIIGGIGPESTIEYYRLIIKKFQEKLDTDHYPELLIQNINMTEMIGYAFNNRITELVSFLQKRINILEQSGVDYVALASNTPHIAFDELSRKVEVPLISIVEETCEAITNQGIKRLALFGTNSTMSHGFYQKVAAKYGLEIVIPTEKDRKYIHNKYIDELIPRNIVTDTKESLIKIAYNLKETHGIEGLILGGTELSLILTPSDFEGIRVFDTTEIHVESIVNAMIKN, encoded by the coding sequence ATGAAAAAGATTGGAATTATAGGTGGGATAGGCCCTGAATCCACCATTGAATACTACCGTTTAATCATAAAGAAATTTCAGGAAAAACTGGATACGGATCATTATCCCGAGTTATTGATTCAGAACATAAACATGACCGAAATGATCGGTTATGCCTTTAATAACCGGATAACGGAATTAGTCAGTTTTCTCCAAAAGAGAATAAATATCCTTGAACAATCCGGTGTGGATTATGTTGCTCTCGCTTCCAACACACCTCATATTGCTTTCGATGAACTTTCACGGAAAGTTGAGGTACCCCTCATCAGCATCGTAGAAGAAACCTGTGAAGCCATAACAAACCAAGGAATTAAAAGGCTGGCATTGTTCGGCACAAATTCTACAATGTCCCACGGTTTTTATCAGAAAGTCGCAGCAAAGTACGGTTTGGAAATTGTAATCCCCACGGAAAAAGACCGGAAATATATTCACAATAAATATATTGATGAACTGATTCCGCGAAACATCGTCACGGACACAAAAGAAAGCTTAATTAAAATAGCATATAACCTGAAAGAAACCCACGGCATTGAAGGATTAATTTTGGGAGGGACAGAATTATCCCTTATCCTGACCCCATCGGACTTTGAAGGGATCAGGGTTTTTGACACCACCGAAATACATGTTGAAAGTATAGTAAATGCCATGATCAAAAATTAA
- a CDS encoding vanadium-dependent haloperoxidase → MQKYMPCLKGILGFIALTFVLSCKEDHKPITVSPEDYHASVDRVVEVMIHDIFSPPVASRIFAYPNIAAYEIVALNNEHYRSLAGQLPELTPIPEPEANTPLNYRLAALIAHIDISKTLIFSESRLEVVRDSLYHAWDSINPGEFEASRTYGLRVAEHIKSWMNTDNYKQTRTMPKYTVDYDAPGKWIPTPPAYMDGIEPHWDKIRPFSLDSASQFRPVPPPAFSMEEGSQFYKEVREVYDVTNQITEEGDETEEVAIARFWDCNPYVSVTRGHLMFATKKITPGAHWIGICKIACRKSGTDFDKTVHAYTKTSMGIADGFISCWDEKYRSNLIRPETVINKYFDEDWKPILQTPPFPEYTSGHSVVSGAASTILTSIFGDNFTFDDDTEIPFGLPVRSFTSFNRAAEEAAASRLYGGIHYRAAIDVGLKQGRDLGQHLVSKLKMEKREKDVASN, encoded by the coding sequence ATGCAGAAGTATATGCCCTGCCTTAAAGGAATTTTAGGTTTTATAGCCCTGACATTTGTGCTTTCCTGCAAGGAAGATCACAAGCCCATCACGGTTTCTCCCGAAGACTACCACGCTTCGGTAGACCGGGTGGTGGAAGTGATGATACACGATATTTTTTCACCGCCGGTGGCCAGCCGGATATTTGCCTATCCGAATATTGCAGCCTATGAGATCGTTGCCCTGAACAACGAGCATTACCGTTCGCTCGCAGGCCAGTTGCCGGAACTCACTCCCATACCCGAACCCGAGGCAAACACCCCGCTTAACTACCGCCTGGCCGCACTGATAGCACATATCGACATCAGCAAAACACTGATCTTCTCCGAGTCGCGTCTCGAAGTGGTGAGAGACAGCTTGTACCACGCATGGGACAGCATTAACCCCGGGGAATTTGAGGCTTCCAGAACCTACGGGCTCCGTGTGGCAGAGCACATAAAATCCTGGATGAACACCGATAATTACAAACAAACCCGTACCATGCCCAAATACACTGTTGATTACGATGCCCCGGGCAAGTGGATACCCACCCCTCCCGCTTATATGGACGGAATAGAACCGCACTGGGACAAGATACGCCCCTTTTCACTCGACTCTGCTTCGCAGTTCAGGCCTGTCCCCCCTCCCGCTTTTTCGATGGAAGAAGGCAGTCAATTCTATAAAGAAGTCAGGGAAGTCTATGATGTAACCAACCAAATCACCGAGGAAGGCGACGAGACCGAAGAGGTAGCCATCGCCCGGTTCTGGGACTGCAACCCCTATGTATCTGTAACCAGGGGGCATCTGATGTTCGCTACCAAAAAGATCACTCCAGGGGCACACTGGATCGGTATCTGCAAAATAGCCTGCCGGAAATCAGGCACTGATTTTGACAAGACCGTTCACGCCTATACCAAAACCTCCATGGGCATCGCCGACGGTTTTATAAGCTGCTGGGACGAAAAGTATCGCAGTAACCTCATCCGGCCGGAGACCGTGATCAACAAGTATTTTGACGAAGACTGGAAACCCATCCTCCAGACCCCTCCTTTCCCCGAATACACCAGCGGGCACTCCGTGGTTTCCGGTGCGGCATCAACCATACTCACCTCTATTTTCGGGGATAATTTTACTTTTGATGATGATACGGAAATTCCTTTCGGTCTGCCCGTACGGAGTTTCACATCGTTCAACCGGGCCGCCGAAGAAGCTGCCGCCAGCCGCCTGTATGGCGGAATACACTACAGGGCAGCTATTGACGTAGGCCTGAAACAGGGCAGGGACCTCGGCCAACACCTCGTATCCAAACTGAAAATGGAAAAAAGAGAAAAAGATGTAGCGTCCAATTAA
- a CDS encoding metallophosphoesterase: MIKIKKHWASLTAGLLLFSCATYKPQYKTLPRTVNTPPAEEISHTFYLIGDAGNSPMGERSKALEAFGKELETATENSTAIFLGDNIYPSGMPKKDEEGRELAEYRIDIQAEIAKNFKGKVVFMPGNHDWYSDGLKGLKRQEKRIEDALGKNTFLPEDGCPIEREKLNDDVHLLLIDSQWFIEDWDKHPLMNDDCDIKTRAQFFEELESYIVKSQGKILLIAMHHPLLSNGGHGGQFSPDKQLFPLGQKIPLPVVGSLLNFIRKTSGISPQDIQSKPYRMLKDRIFTLAQQADNVVFVSGHEHNLQYAVSRNIPLIISGSGSKTAPASVKRDGLFSYGGQGYVKLTVYKNGNTYAEFYGKKNNFTDPLFVTRVKDMDTDSLPDDLATDFPETVKSSIYAEDEIRKGKIYSAIWGKHYREEYGRLIEAKTVSLDTLYGGLSPIRSGGGHQTNSLRMEDPEGRQYMMREVRKGALRFLQSVAFKDQYVQDDLEDSYTEALVMDFYTTAFPYGALAIGVLSDAIGVLHANPALYYVPKQKALGRYNDRYGDALYLIEERVTDDHGRVESFAHSDVIISTSDVLEELKRRDEATIDERLYIRSRLFDMLLGDWDRHADQWRWADMGKKDGKTLYKPIPRDRDQVFSNFDGPFLGLVTRMIPGVRMMQTYTPEIRSLKWFNVEPFPLDMAILNKHSLEDWQEEAAYISERIDEETVDKAFAHLPEEMDRTTLEKVRSVLLQRKEHLPEIAETYYHMLKKHPVVYGTEKDDYFIITRKKGGVTRLEAYRIIQGKNEQKFIDLTFNRDETREIWLYGLDDDDVFEIKGEGDALIPIRIIGGQNNDVYKINNPRKIKVYDHKSKPNTFETRVTKRLSDNYNLNTYDYKKVRTNTGQLFPDFGYNPDDGVKLGLKYTYTGKGLRQDPFTQQHSIKGGYYFATKGFDLAYSGEIVNLTNNWRFAADAAFTSPLFSINYFGYGNESENPDDELDMDYNRVRMSSFSISPKLAWEGYLGGYFKIGPVFETIEIEETDGRFIDQAGVNPGIFDWQQFFGAEMTYGYTNFDSTSLPTLGMQFDLTAGYRSNLDNSRDFFYITPQVRFTTNIDAGGKVVFATKFKARFNTGDEFEFYQGASIGGMDGLRGFRNQRFTGRTSFYNNNDLRFQLAQFRTGLFPMTLGTYGGFDYGRVWTEDDNSGRWHNSVGGGLYLNAINMFTVNVSLFNSKDGNRFVFGLGFNF, from the coding sequence ATGATAAAAATTAAAAAACATTGGGCGTCGCTCACTGCAGGTTTACTTTTATTTTCCTGCGCCACATACAAACCGCAATATAAAACATTGCCCCGAACCGTAAACACTCCGCCTGCCGAAGAAATTTCCCATACATTCTATCTCATAGGAGATGCCGGAAACTCCCCGATGGGAGAAAGATCAAAAGCCCTGGAAGCCTTCGGGAAAGAACTCGAAACCGCAACGGAAAACAGTACGGCGATCTTTCTGGGCGACAATATATATCCTTCGGGAATGCCTAAAAAGGACGAAGAGGGCCGGGAACTGGCCGAATACCGGATAGACATACAGGCGGAGATCGCAAAGAATTTTAAGGGCAAAGTGGTTTTTATGCCCGGAAACCACGATTGGTATTCCGACGGACTAAAAGGACTGAAACGCCAGGAGAAAAGAATAGAAGACGCCCTGGGGAAAAATACGTTCCTGCCGGAAGACGGTTGCCCGATAGAAAGGGAGAAGCTGAATGACGATGTACATCTTTTGCTGATAGATTCCCAATGGTTTATCGAGGACTGGGATAAGCACCCCTTAATGAACGACGATTGCGATATAAAGACGAGAGCGCAGTTTTTTGAAGAACTGGAAAGCTATATCGTCAAATCACAGGGAAAGATACTGCTGATAGCCATGCATCACCCTTTGCTGAGCAACGGCGGGCACGGCGGACAGTTTTCACCGGACAAACAACTTTTCCCGCTGGGACAGAAAATACCGCTGCCTGTAGTGGGTTCCCTCCTGAATTTTATACGCAAAACCAGTGGCATTTCCCCCCAGGACATCCAGAGCAAACCCTATCGCATGCTCAAGGACAGGATATTTACCCTCGCCCAGCAGGCCGACAATGTAGTGTTTGTTTCGGGACACGAGCACAACCTGCAATATGCCGTGAGCCGCAATATTCCGCTTATCATCAGCGGTTCGGGGTCTAAAACCGCTCCTGCGAGTGTAAAGAGAGACGGACTGTTTTCCTACGGCGGACAAGGATATGTAAAACTTACCGTTTATAAAAACGGAAATACCTATGCCGAGTTTTACGGAAAAAAAAACAATTTTACCGATCCCCTTTTCGTAACCCGGGTCAAGGATATGGATACCGATTCCCTGCCTGATGATCTTGCCACCGATTTTCCGGAAACCGTAAAATCGAGCATATACGCTGAGGATGAAATCCGGAAAGGCAAAATATATTCTGCCATATGGGGAAAACACTACCGGGAAGAATACGGCAGGCTTATCGAGGCAAAGACCGTATCACTTGATACACTGTATGGCGGACTCAGCCCTATCCGTTCGGGGGGTGGCCATCAGACCAATTCCCTGCGGATGGAAGACCCCGAAGGCAGGCAGTATATGATGCGGGAAGTCCGCAAAGGGGCACTGCGGTTTTTACAGTCGGTGGCCTTTAAAGACCAGTATGTGCAGGACGACCTGGAAGACTCCTATACCGAAGCCCTGGTCATGGACTTCTACACTACGGCATTTCCCTACGGTGCCCTTGCCATCGGGGTACTTTCCGATGCCATCGGGGTATTGCATGCCAATCCTGCATTGTATTACGTTCCTAAACAGAAGGCCCTGGGAAGATATAACGACCGCTACGGAGATGCCTTGTACCTTATCGAGGAACGTGTGACCGACGATCATGGCAGAGTGGAGAGTTTTGCCCATTCCGATGTCATTATCAGTACGAGCGATGTGCTGGAAGAACTCAAAAGAAGGGACGAAGCTACGATCGATGAACGCCTCTACATCCGTTCCCGGCTTTTTGATATGTTGCTGGGCGACTGGGACAGGCACGCTGACCAGTGGCGATGGGCCGATATGGGAAAAAAGGACGGAAAAACACTGTACAAACCGATACCGAGGGACCGTGACCAGGTTTTTTCCAACTTTGACGGACCTTTCCTCGGACTTGTCACCCGGATGATCCCCGGAGTACGGATGATGCAGACCTATACCCCGGAAATAAGGAGCCTGAAATGGTTCAATGTAGAACCTTTTCCGCTGGATATGGCCATACTCAATAAACATAGCCTGGAAGACTGGCAGGAAGAAGCTGCCTATATCAGTGAACGCATCGATGAGGAAACGGTAGACAAGGCCTTTGCCCACCTCCCGGAAGAAATGGACAGGACAACCCTGGAGAAGGTCAGGTCAGTGCTGTTACAACGGAAAGAACACCTGCCGGAAATTGCGGAAACGTATTACCACATGCTGAAAAAACACCCCGTGGTTTACGGTACGGAAAAAGATGACTACTTTATTATTACCCGTAAAAAAGGAGGAGTTACGAGATTAGAGGCTTATCGTATCATACAGGGAAAAAACGAACAAAAATTCATTGACCTTACCTTTAACCGTGACGAAACCCGTGAAATATGGCTCTACGGACTGGATGACGATGATGTTTTTGAGATCAAAGGAGAAGGGGATGCCCTGATCCCTATCAGGATCATAGGGGGGCAGAACAATGATGTGTACAAGATCAATAACCCGCGGAAAATAAAGGTTTACGATCATAAGTCAAAGCCCAATACCTTTGAGACCCGGGTGACCAAAAGGCTCTCCGATAATTACAACCTGAATACTTACGATTATAAGAAAGTAAGGACCAATACCGGGCAGTTGTTCCCGGATTTCGGTTATAATCCCGATGATGGTGTAAAACTGGGACTGAAATATACCTATACGGGGAAAGGCCTCCGGCAGGACCCTTTCACTCAGCAACACAGCATCAAGGGCGGATATTATTTTGCCACCAAAGGATTTGACCTGGCCTATTCCGGGGAGATCGTGAATCTTACGAACAATTGGCGTTTTGCAGCTGATGCTGCTTTTACCAGTCCGCTTTTTTCCATCAACTATTTCGGGTATGGGAATGAGAGTGAAAATCCCGACGACGAACTTGATATGGACTATAACCGGGTACGGATGAGCAGTTTCAGCATATCTCCCAAACTGGCCTGGGAAGGTTACCTGGGCGGATATTTTAAAATAGGACCTGTTTTTGAAACCATTGAGATCGAAGAGACCGACGGCAGGTTCATTGACCAGGCCGGGGTAAATCCCGGTATTTTTGACTGGCAGCAATTCTTCGGGGCAGAAATGACCTATGGTTATACCAATTTTGACAGTACTTCCCTTCCCACGCTGGGGATGCAGTTCGACCTTACGGCCGGATACCGCTCTAACCTGGACAACAGCCGGGACTTCTTTTACATCACCCCGCAGGTCCGGTTTACTACCAATATCGATGCCGGGGGCAAAGTGGTGTTTGCTACCAAGTTCAAGGCGCGCTTCAATACAGGCGATGAATTTGAGTTTTACCAGGGGGCGAGCATAGGGGGCATGGATGGCCTCAGGGGATTCAGGAACCAGCGTTTTACGGGGCGGACATCGTTCTACAACAACAACGATCTGCGGTTTCAGCTGGCACAGTTCCGCACGGGGCTTTTTCCCATGACACTGGGTACCTATGGCGGATTTGACTACGGAAGAGTATGGACGGAAGACGATAATTCCGGCCGGTGGCACAATTCTGTGGGCGGAGGGCTTTACCTCAATGCCATTAACATGTTCACGGTCAATGTTTCCCTGTTTAATTCCAAAGACGGCAACCGGTTTGTATTCGGGCTAGGGTTTAATTTTTAA
- a CDS encoding Pycsar system effector family protein — translation MDTILRRVENHVLKILSEQLPNHYFYHNYTHTQRVVKHINELVSAEGLGEKESEILQIAGWFHDTGYIRSRHNHEEESAQMAEAFLKAEGYPEDSIATVKDCILITKKNGKPSNLLQKIICDADFSHFASKNYMEISDLLREEFRLLDGKDYTDISWAEENINMFEEHHKFYTAYAIANWQPQKGKNLLKLKKNLSKLREKKEKDKLKKADLKRKKKKAETPERGVETLFRVTLRNHTNLSNIADSKANILLSVNAIIISLALSTLFPKLDKASNSYLLIPTIIFMGFSVASIAFSVLATRPNVTRGKFSRQDVKDKKVNLLFFGNFHKMSLEDYEEAMKEVREDKEYLYNSLTKDLYYLGKVLDKKYRLLRITYTVFLVGIIISVIAFGIATYYVSLSY, via the coding sequence ATGGATACAATTCTCCGGCGGGTCGAGAATCATGTGCTGAAAATACTGAGCGAACAACTCCCCAATCATTATTTCTATCACAACTATACACACACCCAGCGTGTGGTAAAGCACATTAACGAGCTCGTATCTGCAGAAGGCCTGGGCGAGAAAGAAAGTGAAATACTGCAAATTGCCGGGTGGTTTCACGATACGGGTTATATCAGAAGCCGCCACAATCACGAAGAAGAAAGTGCACAAATGGCCGAAGCGTTTCTTAAAGCGGAGGGGTATCCGGAAGACAGCATTGCCACCGTAAAGGACTGTATCCTGATCACCAAAAAGAACGGAAAGCCGTCGAATTTACTGCAAAAGATCATCTGTGATGCGGATTTTTCGCATTTCGCTTCCAAAAACTACATGGAAATATCCGACCTGCTCCGGGAAGAGTTCCGGTTACTGGACGGAAAAGACTATACCGATATCTCATGGGCGGAAGAAAACATAAACATGTTTGAAGAACACCATAAGTTCTACACCGCTTATGCCATTGCCAACTGGCAGCCACAAAAGGGCAAGAATCTCTTAAAGCTGAAGAAAAACCTCTCCAAACTCCGGGAAAAAAAGGAGAAGGACAAATTGAAAAAAGCCGACCTGAAACGCAAAAAGAAAAAGGCGGAAACACCGGAAAGAGGGGTCGAAACCCTTTTCAGGGTCACCCTGAGAAATCATACCAACCTGAGCAACATTGCAGACAGCAAGGCCAATATTCTCCTGTCGGTAAATGCCATTATCATATCGCTCGCACTTTCCACTTTATTTCCCAAACTGGACAAGGCCAGTAATTCCTACCTGCTTATCCCTACTATAATCTTTATGGGGTTCAGCGTAGCCTCTATCGCTTTTTCCGTACTGGCCACACGGCCCAATGTTACCAGGGGAAAATTTTCCAGGCAGGATGTAAAGGATAAAAAAGTCAACCTCCTTTTCTTCGGAAATTTTCATAAAATGAGCCTGGAAGACTATGAAGAGGCCATGAAGGAAGTACGGGAAGACAAGGAATACCTTTATAATTCCCTTACGAAAGACCTTTACTACCTGGGCAAGGTACTGGACAAGAAATACCGCCTGCTTCGCATTACCTATACGGTTTTCCTCGTAGGTATCATTATTTCGGTGATCGCCTTCGGAATTGCCACTTATTACGTTAGTCTGAGTTACTGA
- a CDS encoding GyrI-like domain-containing protein — translation MKRALTIAGILCLLLILWYLFIKPYDYFVTFRAKTSPGTIHNGIREWGHTQGGITMKSVGSEQLKQQLQAGDSTLIFDWEMISRNDSVTRVKVRITDPEHSLQNKMAVLFTRSTIETIAIKKIKNFKEGLKKHLETFRVRVNGISQIPEAFCACIRIQTKRPEKTQGMKQNYLTVPGFLLANKIQPKGNPLVEVTDWDRKKDTIYFNFCFPIEKKDTLPEAPDIFYRTISAQKALKATFYGEYGISDRAWFALTDYARRNNLPVKDAPMEIFFNNPNLGGDPRQWKAEVYMPVAEK, via the coding sequence ATGAAGAGAGCCTTGACCATAGCAGGAATCCTGTGCCTGCTGCTTATTTTATGGTACCTTTTTATAAAACCCTATGACTACTTCGTCACTTTCAGGGCAAAGACGTCTCCCGGCACCATACATAACGGGATACGGGAATGGGGGCATACACAAGGGGGAATAACAATGAAAAGCGTCGGATCTGAACAATTAAAACAACAACTACAGGCCGGGGACTCTACGTTGATATTCGATTGGGAAATGATCTCCCGCAACGATTCCGTAACCCGGGTAAAAGTTCGTATTACCGACCCGGAACATTCCCTGCAAAACAAAATGGCCGTGCTCTTTACCCGGAGCACTATCGAAACCATAGCTATAAAAAAGATCAAAAATTTTAAAGAAGGACTGAAAAAACACCTGGAAACATTCAGGGTCCGGGTAAACGGCATATCACAAATTCCCGAAGCCTTCTGTGCCTGCATCAGGATACAGACCAAAAGGCCGGAAAAAACACAGGGTATGAAACAGAATTACCTCACCGTACCCGGTTTTCTGCTCGCAAACAAGATACAGCCTAAAGGAAATCCCCTGGTGGAAGTTACGGACTGGGACCGTAAAAAAGACACTATATATTTCAATTTCTGCTTTCCGATAGAAAAAAAGGACACCCTGCCCGAAGCTCCAGATATCTTTTACAGGACGATCTCCGCACAAAAAGCCCTGAAAGCCACTTTTTATGGTGAATACGGTATTTCGGACAGGGCCTGGTTTGCCCTGACCGACTATGCCCGCAGAAACAACCTCCCTGTAAAGGACGCCCCCATGGAAATATTCTTTAACAACCCCAACCTGGGGGGCGATCCCCGGCAATGGAAAGCCGAAGTGTATATGCCCGTAGCGGAAAAATAA
- a CDS encoding DUF3050 domain-containing protein: MIEDIKAEISPLRNQLLKHSLYQNINSPDDLKLFLEYHVFAVWDFMSLLKALQQKLTCTETPWIPTGNPELRYLINEIVLAEETDSNKEGNHLSHYEMYLGAMKECGANTSRIENFISDLLSLKNILVDIKLSELPPAVKDFLNFTFFLIEEGKPHKIASAFTFGREDLIPEMFTAILREMQQNFPEFHINKLVYYFERHIELDQDEHGPMALRMVSELCEDNEQKWKEAKDAATMAMQMRIALWDTIEKEIIKARENSLA, encoded by the coding sequence ATGATAGAAGACATAAAAGCTGAGATCAGTCCATTGCGCAACCAACTTCTGAAACATTCTCTTTATCAGAATATCAACAGCCCCGACGACCTGAAGCTTTTTTTGGAATATCACGTTTTTGCCGTATGGGATTTTATGTCCCTGCTCAAGGCACTTCAGCAAAAGCTCACCTGTACCGAAACTCCGTGGATACCCACGGGCAACCCGGAACTCCGTTACCTCATCAACGAGATCGTGCTGGCGGAAGAAACCGACAGTAACAAGGAGGGGAACCACCTGAGTCATTACGAAATGTACCTCGGGGCGATGAAGGAATGCGGGGCCAATACTTCCAGGATAGAAAATTTCATATCAGACCTGCTTTCCCTGAAGAACATCCTGGTGGACATTAAGCTCAGTGAACTTCCGCCTGCAGTGAAGGATTTCCTGAATTTTACGTTTTTCCTGATCGAGGAAGGCAAACCGCACAAGATCGCTTCGGCATTTACCTTCGGAAGGGAAGACCTTATTCCCGAAATGTTTACGGCCATTTTGCGGGAAATGCAGCAAAACTTTCCGGAGTTTCACATCAACAAACTCGTTTATTACTTTGAGCGGCACATTGAACTGGACCAGGACGAACACGGCCCTATGGCCCTCCGGATGGTATCTGAACTCTGTGAAGACAATGAACAGAAATGGAAAGAGGCTAAAGATGCTGCTACTATGGCAATGCAAATGCGTATTGCCCTTTGGGACACTATAGAAAAAGAGATTATCAAGGCCCGGGAAAATTCCCTGGCTTAG
- a CDS encoding GAF domain-containing protein, producing the protein MKNFVKDSPFLVQISFHKLLDFYEEQTRSEDEFVAMKAKKVLEAQKPYPELREGFTDEKLLDKYSEVIGTLLRDTFSPALTNNEIKIAAIPFENLIFNATERFRKIVKEAGEGFDLKLRNMREEHKYIMACTVILKFYYKVNVNFQRPVFYDIPDANNIMRHYRVLYNADYLDIIPTEKAGEITRDDIDELLNNFDNLELWKEKFPPQSWLLKGFGICNMYDATVDNVISDLKTTLLGINTENEANFVKDFQKIFSSLYGIPDLSVGFCGYNAEEEKFEHRPGKELHSFIMGNEMELSSEEALCKYSCTKLLRERKYFAIADVDKYFEKEGEDISYKNLKAQGIQSAIFAPIVVEDGSIFGIMELGSPRPLELNSVNAQKLEDVMPYLITAINRAKTEEIHQVEAIIQQEYTSIHPSVKWKFEKEIHRYLKRQAKGYTATLQEIGFNNVYPLYGQIDIKDSSVARNEAIQKDLIIQLSHARTILDEALKAEPLPIYEEIGFRMDEHMQDVVGELNAGSEQNVLDFLKEEIHPFFDHLRMLNTEIADAIGEYLNSLDPVHDAVYDHRKNYDESVTLVNKKLAALLDRKQEEAQRMFPHYFERYKTDGVEHNMYIGASVAHNRVYSDIYLFNLRLWQLQVMWEMENEYYTIQKELPVKLDVASLLLVYNSPLSIRFRMDEKQFDVDGTYNARYEIIKKRLDKALIRNSEERLTQKGKIAIVYSNNKDEEEYLRYIRFLQSKDYFSDKVEILELEELQGASGLKAIRVEVLYKKDKKDTKLYTYEDLMKEIAS; encoded by the coding sequence ATGAAAAACTTCGTAAAAGATTCACCATTCCTTGTACAAATCAGCTTTCACAAATTGCTGGATTTCTACGAAGAACAGACGCGTAGCGAAGATGAATTTGTCGCTATGAAGGCGAAAAAGGTACTGGAAGCACAAAAACCCTATCCGGAATTGCGCGAAGGGTTTACGGACGAAAAGCTGCTGGACAAATACAGTGAGGTGATCGGTACCCTTCTCCGGGATACTTTTTCCCCGGCGCTGACCAACAACGAGATCAAGATAGCCGCCATCCCCTTTGAAAATTTGATTTTCAACGCTACGGAACGCTTCAGGAAGATTGTGAAAGAAGCGGGGGAAGGGTTCGACCTCAAGCTGCGGAACATGAGGGAAGAACACAAGTACATCATGGCGTGTACGGTGATCCTCAAATTTTACTACAAGGTCAATGTAAACTTTCAACGGCCCGTATTTTACGACATTCCGGACGCCAATAACATCATGCGGCACTACCGCGTGTTGTACAATGCGGATTACCTGGATATCATCCCTACGGAAAAAGCCGGAGAGATCACCCGTGACGATATAGACGAACTGCTCAATAATTTTGATAACCTGGAATTGTGGAAGGAAAAGTTCCCGCCGCAAAGCTGGTTGCTCAAGGGCTTCGGCATCTGCAACATGTATGATGCTACCGTGGATAACGTTATTTCAGACCTCAAGACCACACTCCTGGGCATAAACACGGAAAACGAGGCGAATTTCGTAAAGGATTTTCAGAAGATCTTCAGTTCCCTGTACGGTATACCGGACCTTTCGGTAGGCTTTTGCGGTTATAATGCGGAGGAAGAAAAATTCGAGCACCGGCCGGGCAAGGAACTGCACAGTTTTATTATGGGGAATGAAATGGAGCTGTCCAGTGAGGAGGCGTTGTGCAAGTATTCCTGTACGAAACTGCTCCGCGAGCGAAAATATTTTGCCATTGCCGATGTGGACAAATATTTTGAAAAGGAAGGAGAGGATATCTCATATAAGAACCTCAAGGCACAGGGCATACAAAGTGCCATATTCGCCCCCATAGTAGTAGAAGACGGTTCAATTTTCGGCATTATGGAACTGGGATCACCACGTCCGCTGGAACTCAACAGTGTCAATGCACAGAAACTCGAGGATGTGATGCCCTACCTGATCACGGCCATAAACAGGGCAAAGACCGAAGAGATCCACCAGGTAGAAGCCATTATTCAGCAGGAATACACCTCCATCCATCCCAGTGTAAAATGGAAATTTGAAAAAGAAATACACCGTTACCTGAAAAGACAGGCCAAGGGCTATACGGCAACTTTGCAGGAAATAGGGTTTAACAATGTTTACCCGCTTTACGGACAGATAGATATAAAGGATTCGTCCGTAGCGCGGAATGAAGCCATACAAAAGGACCTTATCATTCAGCTGTCTCATGCAAGGACCATACTCGACGAGGCCCTGAAAGCGGAACCTCTTCCCATATATGAAGAGATCGGCTTTCGCATGGACGAGCACATGCAGGATGTGGTAGGGGAGCTCAATGCCGGGAGTGAGCAGAATGTGCTGGACTTTCTGAAAGAGGAGATACACCCTTTCTTCGATCATCTCCGTATGTTGAATACGGAAATTGCGGATGCCATCGGGGAATACCTTAACAGCCTCGACCCTGTGCATGATGCAGTTTATGATCATCGCAAGAATTATGATGAATCGGTAACCCTGGTCAATAAGAAACTGGCCGCCCTCCTGGACAGAAAACAGGAAGAAGCCCAGAGGATGTTTCCCCACTACTTTGAAAGGTATAAGACCGACGGCGTGGAACACAACATGTACATCGGCGCATCTGTCGCCCATAACAGGGTATACAGCGATATATACCTTTTTAACTTGCGCCTGTGGCAGTTACAGGTAATGTGGGAAATGGAAAACGAATATTATACCATACAAAAGGAGCTCCCCGTAAAACTGGATGTGGCTTCCCTGTTGCTGGTATACAATTCCCCGCTCTCCATCCGCTTCCGCATGGACGAAAAACAATTTGATGTGGACGGCACGTACAATGCCCGCTACGAGATCATTAAAAAAAGGCTGGATAAGGCCCTTATACGGAATTCGGAAGAAAGGCTTACTCAAAAAGGGAAAATAGCCATCGTGTATTCCAATAACAAGGACGAGGAAGAATACCTGCGCTATATCCGTTTTCTCCAGTCCAAAGACTATTTCAGTGACAAAGTGGAAATCCTGGAACTGGAAGAACTCCAGGGAGCAAGCGGCCTCAAGGCCATCCGTGTGGAAGTGTTGTACAAAAAGGACAAAAAAGACACAAAACTTTATACTTACGAAGACCTGATGAAAGAAATAGCGTCCTGA